atccttctttccttccctccttccttccctccttccttcctttccttccccccttcccccttcccttccttcctccctccctcctttccttccttccttccttccttccttccttccttccttcctcttttcctttctccctccctcccttctactttccttccttccttatttcctccgtccttccttcctcccttcctccctcctttcctccctttcctccctcccttctactttccttccttccttatttcctccgtccttccttcctcccttcctccctcctttcctcccttcctccctccctcttttccttccttcttcctccctcccttacttccttaactcgaggacaacaggagggtttaaaactagtttttaacatatttttgaactTCTCAACTCTTATTCGTCCCTGACGCATCTACAGCAAATGCAAAACTCCCAGTGACACAATAAATAagaagtaaatatataaatatagatctgTGTTTAGTagttttatactttatactcaCACTGACCTCTGATCTCCTCTCAGGTTGGTGTGTGCGAGGACGAGCAGTAAAGAATTCCCTCCACCTTTCTAACATCCCACCTGAACCTCACAGTAAGCTCATTTCTCATCCTtcacataacacacataaatatttattccatcttttcttcttcacaAAAATAACAGACGTCTATATTTCACAGgttatgatgtcatcagagtAATGAGTccatgaagggaaaaaaactgatgaTTCAAATATAAAGCAAACTTCATCATATCGTTATATAAGAGTGTAAATGATGCTTTTTATCAGTCGTTGCTTTACatacattaaccctcctgttgtcctcgaggtcaaggaaggaagggagggaggaaggatggatggaagggaggaaggatggaagggaggaagaaggatggaaggatggaaggaaagaagaaggaaggaaaggagggagggagggagggagaaaggaaggaaggaagaaggaaggatggaaggaagaaggaaaggagggagggaggaaggaaaggagggatgaaggaaaggaaggaaggatggtggaaagaaggaaggaaggaaggtaggagggagggaggaaagaaggaaggagggaggaggaaagaaggaaggagggaggaaaaaaggaaggaagggaggaaggaaggtaggagggaggaaagaaggaaggagggagggaggcaaaaaggaaaagaggaagggaggaaagaaggacagaggaaagaaggaagggaggaaggtaggggggaggaaagaaagagagaaggagggagggaggaaggaaaggaaagaaggagggaatcgaagaaggacagaaggaaggtagaaagggggatggaggaaggaaagaagggagggaggaaagagagaagtagagagggagggaaggaccagacggaaggaaggaagggaggaaagaaggaacagtgaaaacagacggggtcaatttgacgacaggaaggttaaaataGATCCATGATAAAAAGCTCAGGCTGCATTTTCCAGTTTCAGTCATcagaatataatttaaaaacacaaattttcCGTTTTTAATTCCCGTCATTGTGTcacataattattaataaaataaataaacgttAATAAACCAACATTTAGTCAGAAGCAACGAGATGTTTTGTTAGTTATTTGTATGATAAATAGATGACAAGGGAACATTTTCCTACATATAAAAGATTATTATAAGTATTTAAtatacatttccttttttctgtgttattcgcatattgtttttttcttattggttCTTTTTTCGGTGGGGAATTATAAGTGTGTCTGTATATTATAATAACTGTTTGTaaatattatttgttattttgttataagTCAACCGAcagtaatttgtttttttgtttttaggaaTATTTTTGGAATATATGAAGATTTGTCTTGAGACTAAAATCTGGTTTCATAAagattttttagattttttttggccttcattttttctctcagaTTAGTTTAAACAGGGAGGtgaaacatgaggcccgtgggccagaactggaCCGCCAAGGGGTTCAATCTggcccaccttccttccttccttccttccttccttccttccttccttccttcctccttccttccttccttcatccatctttcctgctgccttcttttccttcttttccttccttccttccttccttccttccttccttccttccttccttccttccttccttccttccttccctccttccttctttccttccttccttccttccttccttccttccttccttccttccttctttcgttcatccatctttcctgcctgccttcttttccttcttttccttccttacttccttccctccttccttccttccttccttccttccctcgttcatccatctttcctgcctgccttcttttccttcattccttccttccttccttccttccttccttccttcattccctcgttcatccatctttcctgcctgccttcttttccttccttccttccttccttccttccttccttccttccttccttccttccttccttccttccttccttccttccttccttcattccctcgttcatccatccttccttccttccttccttccttccttcctctctttcttctttcttccttacaTATTTTAAGCCTTAAAAGTGTACTACCATAACACCCACGTTTCTATGACGACAGTGGCAGAAATAGAGGAAAAAAGtctctaaatgtgtgtttttctatcaACGTAGGAAGGAAAGACTTTAGACATAACAAAGTAAAACAACCATTGTTCTGCTACTGTGTAATCAGTGCATTTTTTTAGACAGGTGAATTTAATCTGAACTGTAATCCTTAAGATCTAAGAACTATTTTATCTTCAGTATCTTattctgaaaacaaacaaacactgtcctgaaaaaaaaagtttaataataataaagaataaacatGATCGGGcagctgcattttatttattattttaaagaaatgatcCTGTGAATGTTTGTTGAACGTGTAATGTGCATCACTACGTTGTTCTGTTTTAATGACAGTGTGTTTATGGAGGATGTGTCACTGAGCCTCGCATCTGCTGTAAggcaataaagtttatttaaaaaaaatatgatgtgtgtgtttgtttatattgaAGAATAATgacacttaaccctcctgttgtcctcgagggcaaggaaggaagggaagtagtaaggaaggatggaagaaggaaggaaaggagggaggaaagaaggatggagggagggagggagggagggagaaggaaaagaggaaggaagaaggacagaggaaagaaggaagggagaaaggtaggggaggaaagaaagagagaaggagggagggaggaaagaagggagcaaaggaggaagaaggaaggaaaggagggagggagggaggaaggaaggaagaaggaaggtaaggagggaggaaagaaggaaggaaggagggagggagggagggagaaaagaaagaggaaggaaagaaggacagaggaaagaaggagagggaggaaggtaggggggaggaaagaaagagagaaggaggagggaggaaagaagggaggaaaggaggaagaaggaaggaaaggagggagggaggaaggaaggaaggagggagggagggagggagaaaagaaaagaggaaggaaagaaggacagaggaaagaaggaagggagggaggaaggaagaaagagagaaggagggagggaggaaagaagggaggaaggaaggaagaaggaaggaaaggaaagagggaggaaggaaggaagaaggaaggaaaggagggaggaagaaggaaggagggagggagggagggagggagggagggagggagggagggagggagggagggagggaggagggagaaaagaaaagaaaagaggaaggaaaagaaggacagaggaaagaaggaagggaggaaggaaggaaagaaagaaggagggaggaaagaaggaagggaagaaggaaggaaagaatgaacagtcaaaacagacggggtcaatttgacccgggaagacgacacaaaggttaatagaAACCATCACCTAAAGCACAGATGTGCTGAGTCAGCTAAAATAAAgctttcaataaatgttcaaatgatccaataatTCAGTaaaaagattagagaaaaagtccaaaaactgaaaacacatttgtgtatcagaacttagtttttacttctttcctctcccattaatcatctcaccacccctcacatttatctgctgaccctttggaggggccccacccctaggttgggaaccactggactaaactagctaactgttataaagtagtgtaaactagctccacctccagcagctacaacagtaacatgctgctctaacactgatgcttcactattaataatctaatgatgtcataataataatatatcagtcagaggaccaaaccactactttactgtaatactgcatactacatcactataatactgcagtactttactgtaatactgcatactacatcactcataatactgcagtacttttactgtaatactgcatactacatcactcataatactgcagtacttttactgtaatactgcatactacatcactataatactgcagtactttactgtaatactgcatactacatcactataatactgcagtacttttactgtaatactgcatactacatcactcataatactacagtacttttactgtaatactgcatactacatcactcataatactgcagtacttttactgtaatactgcatactacatcactcataatactgcagtacttttactgtaatactgcatactacatcactataatactgcagtacttttactgtaatactgcatactacatcactcataatactgcagtacttttactgtaatactgcatactacatcactcataatactgcagtacttttactgtaatactgcatactacatcgctcataatactgcagtacttttactgtaatactgcatactacatcactcataatactgcagtacttttactgtaatactgcatactacatcgctcataatactgcagtacttttactgtaatactgcatactacatcactcataatactgcagtacttttactgtaatactgcatactacatcactcataatactgcagtacttttactgtaatactgcatactacatagcTCTGGGTACATAGTATTATacatagatataaatatatattttatatttataagcAGTTATAATAACTTATCATAGACTGTGTTCACACTCCGATCCAAACGGTGGCAGTAACACACCTGAGCGATGTTCACCTGCTGATAATAATCAAcagtagaggaggaagaaggagaaagaagaacaTGTGAGCAGGTATTTTATACTTTGTGACGTTTCACGGTGCATTAAACTCCTCCGCTGGTCTTTGTGTTAGTTATTATAAAGGTGAGAAGTGACGTAGTTTCTGGACTTCATACAGATGTTAGACTGATGTTTAATTTAACTTGTCGTGCTCGTGCGTGCTCATGTTTACATTTCCAGGTCAGTCAACCGTGAAGGAAACATGTTGaagtaattatatatttatttatttatttatttattaatttaaaacccCACCAGGATAAGAGCAGGTAAACTAAACTGTGGCAGCTAAACTTAAACAGGGACGTTTCTGTATATTCTGAGGTCCAGCTGTGTCAATGatatattgatttttatatCGGAAATTAGCCGCaattaaatgtgattaatttGATCCCACAATAACTATGGAGGTGATACTACGGAGCCCGGGAAGGGCCATGGATTAAAAAACTAATTAGTGATCTGGATTCAgtaattagtttttatttatttaacctttattaaaCCAGGAAGTCAcataaaactagcagtgaaagaataatttaactgaaaaaagagagtttgaacaaagcaaaactaacttaaactaaagtgaacagcagataaaatcagctaattttctccatttttactgtattgtgttcagtttgacttgtcAGCTCGTGCCAGTAgggagacaaacacaaacacagctcattttacctcagtgtcagcattatttctgAAACactaaaactacataaaaaactaaactaaaactactttaatcacttgttaaactaacttaaactaaagtgaattgcagataaaatgaGCTTAGTCTtggttttagtttaattttctccatttttactgtgttgtgttcagtttgacttgttgTAATAACAGGTTActaccagcagggggcagcagagcggCTGCTGGATAACGCACAAGAAGATAAATGCTTAATGTGCAATTTATGATTttctagaaagaagaagaagttgttCCAGGCAGAAAACAGCACAGCCCAATATGGGAATATTTAGactcagtgtcagcattatttcttcctttacagcttctactaatcaaggcttttcctcctaatacctgaaagactaaaaataagattaaaactaaataaaaacttaactaaaactacttaatcgctaactaaaactaaactgaattgaaaaagcaaactgaaaaactaaataaaaatgaaaactaataaaaatttgaaaactataataaccctgattGAGATTAAAACCTCTTTTGCAAGCGAGACCTCCTCAAGACAGGGTCAGTTAGCAGCATTACACATATAACAGTGCAAGAagtgcaaaacaaaatataaagtgcGAAATACAAATCATATCAAAGGCAGCAATAAATGGGCACATTTCAATTGTTCagttaaaacaaaacagcaactaGAAGTGACAATGTCTCATATCCTacgtttaaaatcatttaaccttcgtgtcgtcctcccgggtcaaattcaccccgtctgtttgatgttccttccttccttctttttttccttccttccttccttccttccttccttcgttcattccttccttccttccttccgtctgtcctccctccttctctctttcctcccttccttctttccttcctccatccccctttcttccatccttctgtccttactccctccctacctccctccttctctccttccctctttctttccttccttcctcccttccttccttctttcctccctccctccttctctctttctttcctctcccctactttcctccctcccttttccttcctccttactcccttcctccctcctttccttccttcctcctcccttcctaccttgactcgaggacaacaggagggttaaagggacGAAGGTTTCTAGTTTCTTAATTATCTGGATTAAAGCTGGTTGATAAGGAAAAAAtctcaatatatatatatatattaacaaatacctcgatattgatGCTGTGACAGTATAATTTGAATGACTATTGGTTCTTTCACAAAGTATTtacacaattacatttttgataaataatcataatgtggatataatgagtaAGTGGCAAATATAGAACAGCTGCAACATTTTAGTAAATCCAGAttattactttactttactgtaatgctgcctTTAAAACCAAGAAGAGACACCTGTGGtatatcacgatattacaatGTCCAAAATCTAACACGATATCTAGTCTTATATCATGATATCGAtgtatcgcccagccctactctGGATTTAGTCATTGTGCTCTCAAATTACTGATTTGTGCTCTTGATTTAACTATTTTGCCAGTGAGCTAAGGGTTTGAAAGAAGTCCCATCAGTTATGGATCCGAGCCAGACAGGAAGTGCTTCATAACCATGGATGCTCTTAGATTAACATAATACATACAGCAGATTTATCTTTGCATGTTCTCTTCATGCCTGCGTGGGTTCTCTCCTGGTTCGTCATCTTCCTTCCACAgataaaaaacatgcaggttatgTGATTGGTGATTTTAAATTGCCTGTAGATGTGACTGCGTTTCTGTCTCTATACTGTTTGCTAGCCATGTGATCTGTGATTGCAGCTGTAGTGTGGTGGTATGTTGGAAGAAAACTGATCCTGTGTCTGGTTATTTTGGTTGTTGAGCGCTCTGCATCGTGTACCAGCTGGGAGAAGCTTATCAGTTGTCTGTGTGATGATGTTACAGGTGATCGACAGGAAGAGAAGCTGAAGAACTTCATCGACTATTTTGTCTCAGCTCAGCCACTACAGAGACAATGGGTTCTCCAGAAAAGGTGAGGAAAGAAATCACAGCAGTAACAATAATGTTTATCTCTGTGTGAAgtgtttaaagtctgtgtaaagtaagaataaatatgtgttctgagtttgacataccacagaaaagtgtgttgttaaccaccctgccaaattttaatgattaaaaaaaaacgccaaatatatgaaattaggcttcaaagttgtgtaaaagtctgcctgtttctctgctcccaaacgctgaagccccgccccctaccaagtgtcatctgtcaatcaaagtcaccacctctaccagaaacatggacgctaggtctgagagctttcagctgctaactcagctgctagctcggcggctagctcggtggctaacgtGGCGGTTAGCTCGGCGGTTAACTGCAGACtatagtagtagtgtgcgctgaatgtatttatacctctacagcagcaggggcgggtttatgctaagcctagctccacaattcaaatctaaatggatGAAATgcttttacaccttttttagaaatacatttatgacctatttaatgtgtttagaagaaaatgtctgaattcactttacacagtctttaatgaTATATGAGACAGTTTTTATCACTGATTATTATTTCATCAGTTCAAGTGCTGCTGTTTTCATGATTAATGACACTTTCAGGCTCTGGGTGTAACCAGAAAGTTTGAAGGTCCAAACTTCACTGCCAGGAATCTGTAAGCAGaactgaaaaatatgaaagCAGCTGCTGTTGGATGATGTGGGAAAAGTTCCTTTATCAAAACAGGCCTGAACCTGAACTGGTAAAATTATCTTCAGTTTACAAAACCATCTGGACCTGACATTTGatttctctttcacttttttgtaCCTTGGAAATATTCCCAGAGGCCTCAGTAAAAGTGACACATATCTTATggctgcaattaaaaaaaactacagatattttcctatcacagatatatcagtatcggcataTATGTTGACTTCATTTCAGCATGCAAAGGCTACAAAACCATGTAGCTCAAACTTGCAGATTACACGTTGTGGATCgggtttttattgttttcgTTATCAATTTATCTGGCAATTATTTTctagattaatcaattagttgtttggtttataaaatgtcagaaaatgtgttagcatatttgcttaaaaatcactaaaacaattatttgatgattaaaatagttgctgattaagtTTCTGTGGCATGTTGAGGTTaaatccatagactgtatataaaatggacgtaacatccgtgacgtcaaccattggtttgtggactgctgcttggaagcgaatagtttcggatctgggcagcgccatcttgaaaatttcaggatgccgggaaaaataaaaacacagattctacttatatgggcatcaggaggagcatgaggcgccctcctgaacctgtgaaccaatcaacctgtcaatcacgacgtagccacgccctaatgcataccctgctttatcgaaatgaacatcatactgcattgaagaaggctttaaactagcgattgagaccataaacacattttgaaaacgtttactgaggttagaaatcaagtgagaagttggtgaattctccattgacttgtatagagacggaagtccttttgacaccaaaacggtcgccccctggtggccttttgatagaatgcagttttaagttacttccacgttggcctcatttcagaggaccagaactccccgcctggttaaatCACATTCCCATAGTTACCAGACTGGGACCAATTCTTCTAAAGGGTCCCAGTACAAATAAGATCCCCAAATTAAACATGATAAGATGGAAAAATTAACCAGAGTTTTAAACAATCAGACTAAACAATACAGGTTTGAAAATGACCTGACTGACTacctttctttgtgtctttgtttctgtAGGAAAGTAACGGCCAAAGTGGATCGGGGCCTCGCTCCTCTCAGGAGGATGATAAAGCTGCCCCAACTCCAGCAAACAAAGCTGAATCCCACAGCTGTGCCCACTGTGGAAAGACGTTTCCCACTGTGAAAAGGCTAAACCTGCACAAAGTTATCCACGCTACAATAAAACCACACGATTGTGACGACTGTGAAAAGAGCTTTGTCACTGTAACGCAACTAAGAAGCCACCAACGCATCCACACCGGCGCTAAACCGTACAGCTGTGACCACTGTGGAAAGACCTTTCGCCACTTGTCCGGTCTTAAGATACACGTACGCATGCATACTGGAGAGAAACCATTTGCCTGTGACATATGTGACAAAGCTTTCCCTACAGTACATCGTTTAAAagagcacacaaacactcataccGGGGAGAAACCTTTCATGTGTGTCCATTGTGGAAAATCCTTTAGCCAGGCCGTATCCCTAACAAGACACATACGCACCCACACTGGAGAAAAACCCTACAGATGTGACCAGTGTGGGAAGACGTTTGCTGTATTGAGTAGCTTATTAGTACATAAACGAGCCCATGCTGGAGAAAAACTGTACCATTGTGCCCAGTGTGGGAAAGGTTTCACAAGAGCATCTACCCTCAAAGACCACCAACTCCTCCACAGTGGAGAGAAACTACCCTGTGACGAGTGTGGAAAAACTTACAGCTCGGCACAAACCCTGAAGGTTCATAAACTCCTTCACAAACGAGAGAAATGCTTCCGCTGTGTCAAATGTGAGCAAGCTTTCATTTTGTCAGCTGACCTCAAAACACACCTACGCACCCACTTTGGAGAAAAAGTGCATCGCTGCGACAAGTGCGATAAAGGTTTCAAGATATTACATCAACTCAAAGTACATCGACTCATCCACACTGGAGAAAAACCCTTCTCCTGTGGTGTCTGTGCAAAAGCCTTTAACCAGAAAGCAACCCTGATAGAACATCAACGCATCCACTCGGGAGTAAAACCTTACAGCTGTGACCAGTGTGACAAAGTATTTGCTAGACAaaattatttaaagaaacaccAACTTTTACACACAGGAGAAAAACCGTACAAATGCAACCAgtgtggaaaatccttctcCCAGCCTGCTAGCTTAAAACGACATCAGCGCATCCATACCGGAGAAAAACCGTACAGCTGTGACCAGTGTGGCAAGACGTTCGCTCTGCTCGGTAACCTACAAACTCATCAAAGAATCCACAAGGGAGAAAAAACATATCGTTGTGACAAGTGCGAGAAGGCTTTTACTCTTCGAGATCAATTAAAAAGTCACCAACGCACCCACTCTGAAACTAAACCGTATGCATGTGAGCAGTGTAGCAAAACCTTTAAACACCCAATCACCCTAAAAAGACACCAGCGTATGCACACCGGAGAGGATGTGTACTGCTGTGAACAGTGCGGGAAATCTTTCCCATTGTTATCGAGCCTAAAGGACCATGAGGTCGTTCACTCTAAGGAGAAAAGACACCGCTGCGAGCAGTGTGGTAAAGCTTACGGACATTTAAATAACCTAATAATGCACCGACGTAGCCACACTGGGGAGAGACCATACAAATGTGATCAATGTGGAAAGACGTACAAGCTTTTACACAGCCTAAAACACCACAAGCTGATCCACACTGAGAAGACACCGTTCACAGGTGATGTGAACGCTAAAGACCAACAAACCCCCGCTGCTAAAAAACTGTTTCACTGTTATAAATGTGCTAAGACGTTCTCTACATTAGCCACGCTCTCCAAACATCAGCGTCAGTGTGATTGCGTCGAGCAGGATTCGTACCAGTGTGACGAACGTCAGACAAGCTTCCCGTCCTCAGACCAAAGGAAGACACTAAATGCAAATTCATCTTCTGGCTG
Above is a window of Scomber scombrus chromosome 20, fScoSco1.1, whole genome shotgun sequence DNA encoding:
- the LOC134002034 gene encoding zinc finger protein 883-like; amino-acid sequence: MGSPEKESNGQSGSGPRSSQEDDKAAPTPANKAESHSCAHCGKTFPTVKRLNLHKVIHATIKPHDCDDCEKSFVTVTQLRSHQRIHTGAKPYSCDHCGKTFRHLSGLKIHVRMHTGEKPFACDICDKAFPTVHRLKEHTNTHTGEKPFMCVHCGKSFSQAVSLTRHIRTHTGEKPYRCDQCGKTFAVLSSLLVHKRAHAGEKLYHCAQCGKGFTRASTLKDHQLLHSGEKLPCDECGKTYSSAQTLKVHKLLHKREKCFRCVKCEQAFILSADLKTHLRTHFGEKVHRCDKCDKGFKILHQLKVHRLIHTGEKPFSCGVCAKAFNQKATLIEHQRIHSGVKPYSCDQCDKVFARQNYLKKHQLLHTGEKPYKCNQCGKSFSQPASLKRHQRIHTGEKPYSCDQCGKTFALLGNLQTHQRIHKGEKTYRCDKCEKAFTLRDQLKSHQRTHSETKPYACEQCSKTFKHPITLKRHQRMHTGEDVYCCEQCGKSFPLLSSLKDHEVVHSKEKRHRCEQCGKAYGHLNNLIMHRRSHTGERPYKCDQCGKTYKLLHSLKHHKLIHTEKTPFTGDVNAKDQQTPAAKKLFHCYKCAKTFSTLATLSKHQRQCDCVEQDSYQCDERQTSFPSSDQRKTLNANSSSGCKIKQLEIKLHRIQV